In Rheinheimera sp. MM224, one DNA window encodes the following:
- a CDS encoding AzlC family ABC transporter permease, with the protein MSSVETVKSSAWQQGARDALPLLGGYIPVAISFGLIAVQSGFSALETVLISALIYAGASQFLFIAMVASDAPLWLVLVMTLLINARHVVYGPNIAPYLSNSRWWPVLMHGLTDQIFALAHTRLPQLEEKDRMGWYISAALIAWGSWIVGTAVGAVAGAEITTRWPLLGEVMPFALPALFLVLLAPRFTSVQWTLTMLVTIVAALVLKLMGMTNSAIPLAALCGVSLFYLLRAKLKAEGKIHG; encoded by the coding sequence ATGAGTTCTGTTGAAACAGTAAAAAGCTCAGCCTGGCAGCAAGGCGCCCGTGATGCTTTGCCGCTGCTCGGCGGTTATATTCCGGTGGCTATTTCTTTTGGTTTGATTGCAGTGCAGTCGGGTTTTAGTGCGCTGGAAACTGTGCTTATTTCAGCCTTGATTTACGCTGGTGCTTCGCAGTTTTTGTTTATTGCTATGGTCGCTTCTGACGCACCGTTGTGGCTGGTGCTGGTAATGACTCTGCTGATCAATGCCCGGCATGTTGTGTATGGGCCTAATATTGCGCCTTATTTATCCAACAGCCGCTGGTGGCCTGTGCTGATGCATGGCTTAACCGATCAGATTTTTGCTTTGGCCCATACAAGACTGCCGCAGCTGGAAGAAAAAGATCGAATGGGTTGGTACATCAGTGCTGCTTTGATTGCCTGGGGAAGCTGGATTGTCGGCACAGCTGTGGGTGCTGTCGCCGGAGCTGAAATTACCACACGTTGGCCTTTATTGGGCGAAGTAATGCCTTTTGCTCTGCCGGCGCTGTTTTTGGTGTTATTAGCACCACGTTTTACCTCTGTGCAGTGGACCCTGACCATGCTCGTCACCATAGTGGCAGCCCTGGTGCTGAAGCTGATGGGGATGACCAATTCTGCTATTCCGCTGGCGGCATTATGTGGTGTATCGCTGTTTTATCTGCTGCGGGCCAAACTAAAAGCAGAGGGGAAAATCCATGGATAA
- a CDS encoding MarR family winged helix-turn-helix transcriptional regulator, whose product MTVQKIENMVGALALALSDSFMLATQEQAPELGPAAAALALLGHEPGMPIERLRRALGLSHSGTVRLIDRLVAGGVIERHSSEQDRRAVALHLTKSGEEKCAAILAVRQQRISCALKVLDPHELEALGKIAEKLLKNQVHNLDEAYCVCRLCDAAACVNCPVSAALDESKAAQKL is encoded by the coding sequence ATGACGGTTCAAAAAATTGAAAATATGGTGGGAGCTTTGGCTTTGGCATTGTCAGATTCCTTTATGCTGGCAACTCAGGAACAAGCTCCGGAACTTGGGCCTGCCGCAGCTGCTTTGGCTTTATTAGGGCATGAACCAGGTATGCCGATTGAGAGACTCAGACGGGCATTAGGTTTGTCTCATTCGGGGACTGTCCGGCTTATCGACCGGCTTGTTGCCGGAGGTGTGATTGAACGACATTCGTCAGAACAGGACCGTCGCGCCGTTGCGCTTCACTTAACCAAAAGTGGTGAAGAAAAATGCGCAGCCATTCTTGCTGTACGCCAACAGCGGATTTCATGCGCCTTGAAAGTTTTGGATCCGCATGAGCTGGAAGCCCTTGGCAAAATAGCGGAAAAGTTACTTAAAAATCAGGTGCACAATCTGGATGAGGCTTACTGCGTTTGCAGGCTTTGTGATGCTGCAGCCTGCGTTAATTGCCCTGTATCTGCAGCACTTGATGAATCGAAGGCGGCACAGAAGCTTTAG
- a CDS encoding Fic family protein, translating into MFIWQQSDWPAFRYDQNQLNPLLREVHFLQGVLLGRIGGQGETQCQQATLDTLLANILNSSAIEGEQLNHSSVRSSLARKLGLHEAEPAATSAKTDGLANMLMDAIMDENALQDKPLTEARLLQWHAWLFPPGASLLQSVVGGCWRGEETMQVVSGRLDKPKVHFEAPPKAILDQELTAFISWFNASRQNSALDPLLRAAITHLWFITLHPLEDGNGRIARLLTDLALAQAEARSIRFYAMSVAILQRRRSYYDILEQTQRGDLDIMPWLLWFFDALKSAIEQVLQDIEQNLAKTRFWQHADHSRLNKEQIKVLNRLLDGDFADGISGSQYEKVTKVSRATATRHLVQLVEQGCLVRTEAGGRSTRYKIAG; encoded by the coding sequence ATGTTTATCTGGCAACAATCTGACTGGCCTGCTTTTCGTTACGACCAGAACCAACTGAACCCGCTTTTACGTGAAGTGCATTTTTTGCAGGGGGTGTTGTTGGGTAGAATTGGCGGGCAGGGCGAAACCCAATGCCAGCAGGCAACGCTAGACACCTTGCTGGCGAATATCCTGAATTCCAGCGCCATTGAAGGGGAGCAGCTGAATCATAGTTCGGTGCGCTCTTCACTGGCTCGTAAGTTAGGTTTGCATGAGGCCGAACCTGCTGCCACCAGCGCTAAAACCGATGGGTTGGCGAATATGCTGATGGACGCCATCATGGATGAAAATGCCTTGCAGGATAAGCCATTAACAGAGGCCAGACTGTTGCAATGGCATGCCTGGTTATTTCCTCCCGGTGCCAGTTTGTTGCAGTCTGTTGTTGGTGGATGCTGGCGCGGCGAGGAAACTATGCAAGTGGTGTCAGGCCGTCTGGATAAACCTAAAGTGCATTTTGAAGCGCCGCCCAAAGCCATACTGGATCAAGAGCTTACAGCCTTTATCAGCTGGTTTAATGCTTCGCGCCAGAACAGTGCTTTAGATCCTTTGCTGCGCGCTGCTATCACGCATCTGTGGTTTATTACTTTGCACCCGTTGGAAGATGGCAATGGCCGCATAGCGCGTTTGCTTACCGATTTAGCGCTGGCACAAGCCGAAGCTCGGTCGATCCGTTTTTATGCGATGTCGGTTGCCATACTGCAGCGCCGCCGCAGTTACTACGACATTCTGGAGCAAACTCAGCGTGGTGATCTGGATATAATGCCTTGGCTGTTGTGGTTTTTTGATGCACTCAAATCGGCGATAGAGCAGGTATTGCAGGATATAGAACAAAATTTGGCGAAAACCAGATTCTGGCAACATGCTGACCATAGCCGTTTAAACAAAGAGCAAATCAAAGTGCTGAACCGATTGCTGGACGGCGACTTTGCCGATGGCATCAGCGGTAGCCAATACGAAAAAGTCACCAAAGTAAGCCGCGCCACAGCCACCCGTCACCTGGTGCAACTGGTAGAGCAGGGCTGCCTGGTGCGCACAGAAGCGGGTGGGCGCAGTACCAGATATAAAATTGCAGGTTGA
- a CDS encoding YkgB family protein, which produces MQHTHIDTNTSTRIAQAQKLASVLTTAGRTVALAGVVLPLFLIGILKFTAVEIEVLKPLISGTPWLAWLYPVFGEAGASYLLGVVEVIAAILLIASPWSARAAVVGGAIASAIFITTISIMLALPVWEVASGGFPWLDALGSFLIKDVAMLGVSLAVLAEGLTKLVNKERQQ; this is translated from the coding sequence ATGCAACACACTCATATCGACACCAACACTTCAACTCGTATCGCTCAAGCACAAAAGCTGGCATCAGTACTGACAACGGCCGGACGCACTGTCGCATTAGCTGGAGTAGTACTGCCGCTATTTTTAATAGGTATTTTGAAATTTACTGCTGTGGAAATTGAAGTACTTAAACCGCTCATTAGCGGAACGCCCTGGCTGGCATGGCTTTACCCTGTTTTTGGCGAAGCCGGAGCTTCTTACCTGTTAGGTGTAGTCGAAGTTATTGCTGCAATTTTGCTTATTGCATCACCCTGGTCAGCACGCGCAGCGGTAGTAGGCGGTGCAATAGCTTCAGCGATTTTCATAACCACCATTTCAATCATGTTGGCTTTACCTGTATGGGAAGTTGCATCAGGAGGTTTTCCATGGCTCGACGCCCTGGGCTCATTTTTGATTAAAGACGTCGCTATGTTGGGCGTGAGCCTGGCTGTTCTTGCCGAAGGACTGACAAAGTTAGTAAACAAAGAACGTCAGCAATAG
- a CDS encoding ImmA/IrrE family metallo-endopeptidase, protein MLASKDQIKADRLRMNNPYAHMDEDGGFSALLPESRLGEGHNPYASLNNGDNSDEVWPQLPLAKSISSALAHVSAAQTPDLAASNFYLQGSQNPYAAYHNLEDDSGPVALPLPPILTFSQLTKAGNGAIKVAEIEALVEQLKHAIWQQKHLLWPQGIPSDPIEMLDPKVALYLLGYQVYERHTLGEIEPGIDVAGTIDKTSKRVELSRTMRPEVMNFTAAHEMGHAVMHQQSGLHRDKPLDGSNAGQRDQIEKEADKFAVLFLMPEKLVKSRFAERFPEEVLQAEALAYLLNRSGDRKLAKTLSSQRGLARALAELSSISGQHVLSLAEMFKVSREAMAIRLEELELVPQIKF, encoded by the coding sequence ATGCTTGCGTCAAAAGATCAGATCAAAGCCGACAGGCTAAGAATGAATAACCCTTATGCTCATATGGACGAAGATGGTGGCTTTAGTGCTTTGTTGCCGGAGTCACGCTTGGGTGAGGGCCATAATCCCTATGCCAGTTTAAATAATGGCGATAATTCAGATGAGGTTTGGCCACAACTTCCACTTGCTAAAAGCATTTCAAGTGCGCTGGCGCACGTTTCAGCTGCGCAAACCCCTGACTTGGCCGCTTCGAACTTCTACTTGCAGGGCAGTCAGAACCCTTATGCCGCCTACCATAATTTGGAAGACGACAGCGGCCCTGTTGCCTTGCCTTTACCGCCTATTTTGACCTTTAGCCAGCTCACCAAAGCGGGCAATGGTGCTATTAAAGTGGCGGAAATTGAGGCTTTAGTGGAACAACTGAAGCACGCTATTTGGCAACAAAAGCATTTGTTATGGCCACAGGGTATTCCGTCGGACCCTATAGAGATGCTCGATCCTAAAGTAGCTTTGTATTTACTGGGTTATCAGGTGTATGAACGTCACACCCTCGGCGAGATTGAGCCCGGTATAGATGTGGCTGGCACCATAGATAAAACCTCCAAACGAGTGGAGTTATCCAGAACCATGCGGCCCGAAGTGATGAACTTTACCGCTGCACATGAAATGGGCCACGCTGTGATGCATCAGCAAAGCGGACTGCACAGAGATAAACCTTTGGATGGCAGCAATGCAGGCCAACGTGATCAGATAGAAAAAGAAGCTGATAAGTTTGCGGTGCTGTTTTTAATGCCGGAAAAGCTGGTTAAAAGCCGTTTTGCTGAACGTTTCCCTGAAGAGGTGCTGCAAGCCGAAGCTTTGGCGTATCTGCTGAACCGTTCAGGTGATCGCAAACTAGCGAAAACCTTGTCGAGCCAAAGAGGTTTAGCGCGCGCTTTGGCTGAACTGAGCAGTATTTCAGGCCAGCATGTATTGTCGCTGGCAGAGATGTTCAAAGTATCCAGAGAAGCTATGGCTATACGGCTTGAAGAACTTGAGTTGGTTCCACAAATTAAGTTTTAG
- a CDS encoding HAD family hydrolase: protein MSDQSTVPKQPHEWTEYELMALADMPTGLNNWEADKFWTFISELATKYEAQDVLKKQQEREYLLAFAAENPGYVPNNPELVFTDLALFDFDGTVTSCDTFTPFIKQVISPALLFWGRLVLLPVIAAYRIGMVSSSRMRRLLVKLALTGRSKMELERLGLSYATKFLPTVIRPLAMKKLQWHLAAGDRVVLVSASLDLYLKPWCDHMGIELLSASLEAEGDRLTGYYNGPDCCGAEKASRVKALLKLSHFDRIYAYGDTKEDHELLALADEKYYQWKRM, encoded by the coding sequence ATGTCAGACCAAAGCACAGTGCCAAAACAGCCCCATGAATGGACAGAATACGAACTTATGGCGTTGGCCGACATGCCTACAGGTTTGAATAACTGGGAGGCAGATAAATTTTGGACTTTTATTTCTGAACTGGCCACAAAGTATGAAGCGCAAGACGTTTTGAAAAAGCAGCAGGAGCGGGAGTATTTATTGGCCTTTGCGGCAGAAAACCCGGGCTATGTGCCAAATAACCCCGAACTGGTATTTACCGATCTGGCTTTGTTCGACTTTGATGGCACAGTTACAAGCTGCGACACCTTTACGCCTTTTATTAAACAGGTGATATCGCCAGCACTGCTGTTTTGGGGGCGATTGGTATTGCTACCTGTTATCGCTGCCTATCGTATTGGCATGGTGTCTTCCTCCCGAATGCGCAGGTTGCTGGTCAAATTGGCCCTGACCGGACGTTCAAAAATGGAACTGGAGCGGCTGGGGCTGAGTTATGCAACGAAGTTTCTGCCTACAGTGATCCGGCCTTTAGCGATGAAAAAGTTGCAATGGCATTTGGCCGCAGGCGACAGAGTGGTGCTGGTTTCTGCATCCTTGGATCTTTATCTCAAACCCTGGTGCGACCACATGGGTATTGAGTTGTTGTCCGCCAGCCTTGAGGCCGAAGGAGACAGGCTAACAGGCTATTACAACGGGCCTGATTGTTGTGGTGCTGAAAAAGCCAGTAGGGTGAAAGCTTTGCTGAAACTAAGCCACTTCGACCGAATTTATGCCTACGGTGATACCAAAGAAGATCATGAACTACTGGCGTTAGCCGATGAAAAATACTATCAGTGGAAAAGGATGTAG
- a CDS encoding methionine synthase: MKKLLPTSTAGSLPKPSWLAQPETLWSPWKLQDQELTDGKQDALRLSLHEQQQAGIDIVSDGEQSRQHFVTTFIEHLDGVDFAKRETVRIRNRYDASVPTVTGPVSRQKPVFVEDAKFLRQQTNQPIKWALPGPMTMIDTLYDAHYKSREKLAFEFAKILNQEAKELVEAGVDIIQFDEPAFNVFFDEVNDWGIAALEQAADGLKQLQCETAVHICYGYGIKANTDWKQTLGTEWRQYEAVFPKLQQSSIDIISLECHNSRVPMELLELIRGKKVMVGAIDVASHNIETPEEVAATLRQALQFVDAHHLYPCTNCGMAPLPRHIARGKLNALTAGAEIVRRELAAR; encoded by the coding sequence ATGAAAAAATTACTTCCAACGTCAACGGCCGGCAGCTTACCTAAACCTTCATGGCTGGCCCAACCTGAAACCTTATGGTCGCCTTGGAAATTGCAGGATCAGGAATTAACAGATGGCAAACAGGACGCTTTGCGTTTGTCGTTACACGAACAACAGCAAGCTGGCATTGATATCGTCAGTGACGGCGAACAATCGCGCCAACACTTTGTCACCACCTTTATCGAGCATCTGGACGGCGTTGATTTTGCAAAACGCGAAACAGTCCGCATCCGCAACCGTTACGATGCCAGCGTACCTACAGTGACAGGTCCAGTAAGCCGACAAAAACCAGTTTTTGTCGAAGATGCCAAATTTTTACGCCAGCAAACCAACCAACCTATTAAATGGGCGCTGCCAGGCCCTATGACCATGATTGATACGCTGTACGACGCGCATTACAAAAGCCGCGAAAAACTGGCCTTTGAGTTTGCCAAAATTCTGAATCAGGAAGCCAAAGAACTGGTTGAAGCCGGTGTGGATATTATCCAGTTCGATGAGCCAGCCTTTAATGTGTTTTTTGACGAAGTAAACGACTGGGGTATTGCCGCTTTGGAACAAGCCGCTGACGGCCTGAAACAACTGCAATGCGAAACCGCAGTGCATATTTGTTACGGCTACGGCATTAAAGCCAATACCGACTGGAAACAAACGCTGGGCACTGAGTGGCGCCAATACGAAGCTGTGTTTCCTAAGCTGCAACAATCCAGCATCGATATCATCTCGTTGGAATGCCACAACTCCCGCGTTCCAATGGAGCTGTTGGAACTGATTCGCGGTAAAAAAGTGATGGTCGGTGCTATTGATGTCGCCAGCCACAACATTGAAACACCAGAAGAAGTAGCAGCGACTTTGCGTCAGGCTCTGCAATTTGTCGACGCCCACCACCTCTACCCATGCACCAACTGCGGCATGGCCCCGTTACCGCGCCATATTGCACGAGGCAAACTGAATGCGTTAACTGCAGGTGCGGAGATAGTGCGTAGGGAGCTGGCGGCAAGGTAG
- a CDS encoding AzlD domain-containing protein — protein sequence MDNSLWLLMLACALGTFLLRALPLIWMRRHLVRRSISNTNEAMPVWLTVLAPTMIAAMFGVSLVPAHPGISSWLATVLGGLCTILVWRHTRSLGWPVCIGVAVYGVVVVLLKMIG from the coding sequence ATGGATAATTCGCTTTGGTTATTAATGCTGGCTTGCGCTCTGGGCACCTTTTTGCTGCGGGCTTTGCCTTTGATCTGGATGCGGCGGCATTTGGTGCGCCGCAGTATAAGTAATACCAACGAGGCTATGCCGGTCTGGCTGACTGTACTTGCCCCCACTATGATTGCCGCTATGTTTGGTGTGTCTTTGGTGCCTGCTCATCCTGGTATCAGTTCCTGGCTGGCCACAGTGCTGGGAGGGCTTTGCACTATCCTGGTCTGGCGGCACACCCGTTCTTTAGGCTGGCCTGTCTGTATAGGTGTGGCAGTGTATGGGGTGGTGGTTGTTTTGTTAAAGATGATAGGCTGA
- a CDS encoding delta-class carbonic anhydrase, translating to MKLSFFSCLLFSAVVCSDLQAAEESHHAVSDEVIAQQNAKLDAATKGKGYGPQSPRDISVKTGSDMRLFALAPSYEHMNLCNIHMHLNAEHKGGEFTTYAGNGDGKGMGTGYKYSGTLSAAELKPVSEPICAGKHGSLHSGDTVEVHYVHTSAMAVPGVSLGACMTEAIKNPELRVEAQVFVLVNDPKALDFNKLAAVTMDDGYNQATSIPDNTGEPVEYAGSTTGPDYNEVASPFQVSWGVRPKVAKVNIATMGQWCKANPFNESEAHAVRNLVTNPDLLSKIDD from the coding sequence ATGAAACTATCTTTTTTTTCTTGTCTGTTATTTTCCGCTGTTGTCTGTAGTGATCTTCAGGCTGCTGAAGAGTCACATCATGCTGTCAGCGATGAAGTGATTGCCCAGCAGAATGCCAAACTAGACGCTGCCACAAAAGGCAAAGGCTATGGTCCGCAATCACCGCGGGATATTAGTGTAAAAACCGGTAGTGATATGCGTTTATTTGCTCTGGCGCCATCGTACGAACATATGAACTTATGCAATATTCATATGCATCTTAATGCCGAACACAAAGGCGGTGAGTTCACCACTTACGCTGGTAACGGCGATGGTAAAGGCATGGGCACTGGCTATAAATATAGCGGCACACTCAGCGCTGCTGAACTAAAGCCTGTCAGTGAACCAATCTGTGCAGGCAAGCATGGCAGCCTGCATTCGGGTGACACGGTAGAAGTGCATTATGTGCATACCAGCGCCATGGCAGTACCAGGTGTAAGCTTGGGCGCCTGTATGACCGAAGCTATTAAAAACCCGGAATTGCGGGTAGAGGCTCAGGTGTTTGTGCTGGTAAACGACCCTAAAGCGCTGGACTTCAATAAACTGGCGGCTGTAACCATGGACGATGGCTACAATCAGGCCACGAGCATTCCGGACAATACAGGCGAACCGGTTGAATATGCAGGTTCAACCACAGGCCCGGATTACAATGAAGTGGCTTCACCTTTTCAGGTCAGCTGGGGCGTTCGTCCTAAAGTAGCCAAGGTAAATATCGCGACTATGGGCCAATGGTGTAAAGCCAACCCATTTAACGAATCGGAAGCACATGCTGTACGTAACCTGGTCACCAACCCTGATTTATTGTCAAAAATTGACGACTAA
- a CDS encoding helix-turn-helix domain-containing protein — MDKPTLDTLGRHLQSLRIARGLSLSQLAADAGIAKSNLSRLEQGNGNPTLDTIWRLSLQLQVPFGNLIAPVSALVGDSGVQVRLIDQGKDNPPVDAYWMSCAPFTERKAEAHTIGTVESITLLSGQLEVGIEGNTKTLVAGQSHSFSADEPHLYRTGENWATALLTIVYHQSGERV; from the coding sequence ATGGATAAACCTACTCTTGATACGCTGGGGCGCCATCTTCAAAGTTTGCGGATAGCCCGCGGTTTGTCTTTGTCGCAGCTGGCTGCTGATGCCGGTATTGCTAAATCTAACCTGTCCAGGCTGGAGCAGGGCAATGGCAATCCAACGCTGGATACCATCTGGCGCTTGTCTTTGCAGCTGCAGGTGCCTTTTGGCAATTTGATAGCGCCTGTCAGTGCTTTGGTGGGTGATAGTGGTGTACAGGTGCGCTTGATAGATCAGGGCAAAGACAATCCACCAGTCGATGCCTACTGGATGTCTTGTGCGCCTTTTACAGAACGTAAAGCGGAGGCTCATACCATAGGTACTGTTGAATCTATTACTTTGCTTAGTGGTCAGCTTGAAGTGGGTATTGAAGGTAATACCAAAACCTTAGTTGCCGGGCAAAGCCATAGCTTTTCTGCTGACGAGCCGCATCTGTATCGCACCGGCGAAAACTGGGCGACGGCGCTTTTGACCATTGTGTATCACCAAAGCGGGGAGAGGGTATGA
- a CDS encoding RloB family protein has product MTIKLLVMLLKGFLQVPRPRIKNKLSVLPKFKIICEGEKTEPNYINGYINRVHSAHKKIFCFSEPGCTDPNGLIRAAIKERESGVAGDVVWVIYDRESLVKYSDEVHASARTLADDNNIQIAFSNVCFEMWILLHFEYSLACYTSYDDLKKRSRLREHVKSLGFDSYEKSEALLFDKLKDNVSDAIKNATKLRQNMIASADKNRSRPFHLNPYTDVDEMLQDMENFIENRPSIRAKKQV; this is encoded by the coding sequence TTGACTATAAAATTATTGGTGATGCTATTAAAGGGATTTTTACAAGTGCCAAGACCGAGAATAAAGAATAAATTATCTGTCCTTCCCAAGTTTAAGATTATTTGCGAAGGAGAAAAAACTGAACCGAATTACATTAATGGTTATATTAATCGTGTTCATTCAGCGCACAAAAAAATATTTTGCTTCTCAGAGCCTGGATGTACAGATCCGAATGGCTTGATTCGAGCTGCTATTAAAGAGCGTGAGTCAGGCGTAGCTGGTGATGTAGTTTGGGTTATTTACGATAGAGAATCTTTGGTCAAATATAGTGACGAAGTTCATGCTTCAGCAAGAACTCTTGCAGATGACAACAACATACAAATTGCTTTTTCTAATGTCTGTTTTGAGATGTGGATTTTACTTCATTTTGAGTATTCGTTGGCGTGCTACACTTCATATGACGATCTTAAGAAGAGAAGCCGATTGAGAGAACATGTTAAATCACTTGGATTTGACAGTTATGAAAAATCCGAAGCGCTTTTGTTTGACAAGTTGAAAGATAATGTATCTGATGCAATCAAAAATGCAACTAAGCTTAGACAAAATATGATTGCTTCTGCTGATAAGAATCGTAGTAGGCCCTTTCATCTAAATCCCTATACTGATGTTGATGAAATGTTACAAGACATGGAAAATTTTATAGAGAATAGGCCGAGTATAAGAGCTAAAAAGCAAGTTTAA
- a CDS encoding DUF1852 domain-containing protein: MNNFRFSIKSIGFDENYQPADNTRITTNFANLARGERRQQNLRNTLAMINNRFNSLVFWDNPNSDRYSVQLDIISVDIQIESTSHNFPAIEVLKTTIIDSKTNQRIEGIVGNNFSSYVRDYDFSLVLPEHNKNQPTFSIPDQFGDLHGKLFQFFVNSEAYQQHFTKPPVICLSVSDNKTYQRTSNQHPVLGVEYQPNESSLTEQYFKKMGLEVRYFMPAGSAAPLAFYFFGDLLNDYSNLELASTISTMETFQRIYRPEIYNAHAAAGERYQPNLKNRDHALTDIVYDREERSRLAVEQGKFAHEHFIKPHHALLSRVLEQRSPQQQ; this comes from the coding sequence ATGAACAACTTCAGATTTAGCATTAAAAGTATTGGTTTTGATGAAAATTATCAGCCGGCAGACAATACCCGTATCACCACCAACTTTGCCAATTTAGCTCGCGGTGAGCGCCGTCAGCAGAACCTGCGCAACACCTTAGCCATGATCAACAACCGTTTTAATAGCCTGGTGTTTTGGGATAACCCAAACTCAGATCGTTATTCGGTGCAGCTGGATATTATTTCTGTCGACATCCAGATAGAGAGCACTAGCCATAACTTCCCGGCCATTGAAGTTTTAAAAACCACTATTATCGACAGCAAAACTAACCAACGTATCGAAGGTATTGTTGGCAATAACTTTTCCTCTTATGTGCGGGATTATGATTTCAGCCTGGTGCTGCCGGAACATAACAAAAACCAGCCCACCTTCAGCATTCCGGATCAGTTTGGCGATCTGCATGGCAAACTCTTCCAATTTTTTGTCAATTCAGAAGCTTACCAGCAACACTTTACCAAGCCTCCTGTGATTTGCCTGAGTGTGTCAGACAACAAAACCTATCAGCGCACAAGCAACCAGCATCCTGTGTTAGGGGTTGAATACCAGCCAAATGAAAGCTCTTTAACCGAGCAGTACTTCAAAAAGATGGGCTTAGAGGTTCGCTACTTTATGCCTGCAGGCAGCGCCGCACCTTTGGCTTTTTACTTCTTTGGCGACTTGCTGAACGACTACAGCAATCTGGAGCTGGCAAGCACCATCAGCACCATGGAAACCTTTCAACGCATTTACCGGCCTGAAATTTACAATGCTCATGCCGCGGCCGGAGAGCGTTATCAACCCAACTTAAAAAACCGCGATCACGCCCTGACAGACATTGTCTACGACAGAGAAGAGCGCAGCCGATTAGCGGTAGAACAAGGCAAGTTTGCGCACGAGCACTTTATCAAGCCGCACCATGCTCTGTTAAGCCGTGTGCTTGAACAACGCTCACCGCAACAACAGTAA